One segment of Nyctibius grandis isolate bNycGra1 chromosome 11, bNycGra1.pri, whole genome shotgun sequence DNA contains the following:
- the ARRDC4 gene encoding arrestin domain-containing protein 4 produces MAAAGPGLGPGASGAVKTLALVLEDEARRGGGGYCSGDTVSGQVLLELAGPLPLRGLRLEAAGRARVAWSESSGAVPGAGTWGVAVRAPGPGPRREAEVRYLDIRQSLLRDPPEGEESLILLDGRHEFPFSFQLPQEPLVTSFTGKYGSIQYYVKAILERPAAPDQSVQTELQVISHIDVSSPALLTPVLRSQEKMVGCWFFTSGPVSLSAKIERKGYCNGEAIPIYAEIENCSSRLIVPKAAIFQTQTYLASGKTKTFRQMVANVRGNHIASGSTDTWNGKTLKIPPVSPSILDCCIIRVEYSLAVYIHIPGAKKLMIEMPLVIGTIPCIGFSSRNSSITSQFSMDMSWLALTMPEHPEAPPNYADVVSEEEFSRHVPAYPPPIDCEEQLCCPVFAYIQEFRFQPPPLYSEIDPHPTDVEEIQPVSFML; encoded by the exons atggcggcggccgggccgggcctggGCCCCGGGGCCAGCGGGGCGGTGAAGACGCTGGCCCTGGTGCTGGAGGACGaggcccggcgcggcggcggcggctaCTGCAGCGGGGACACGGTGTCCGGccaggtgctgctggagctggcgGGCCCGCTGCCGCTCCGCGGGCTGCGCCTGGAGGCCGCCGGCCGGGCCCGCGTCGCTTGGAGCGAGAGCTCGGGCGCTGTCCCCGGGGCGGGAACCTGGGGGGTGGCGGTGagggcgccggggccggggccgcggcgggaggCGGAGGTGCGCTACCTGGACATCCGGCAGAGCCTCCTGCGGGACCCGCCCGAAG GTGAGGAAAGCTTAATTCTTCTAGATGGAAGACACGAATTTCCGTTCAGCTTTCAACTCCCTCAAGA ACCTCTGGTGACCTCTTTTACTGGGAAGTATGGCAGTATTCAGTACTATGTGAAAGCAATTCTGGAGAGGCCTGCAGCACCCGATCAAAGCGTACAGACAGAGCTTCAAGTCATTAGCCACATCGACGTCAGCTCGCCAGCTTTATTG ACACCTGTTCTAAGAAGTCAGGAGAAGATGGTTGGCTGTTGGTTTTTCACCTCTGGGCCAGTGTCTCTCAGTGCCAAAATTGAGAGGAAGGGATACTGTAATG gGGAAGCCATACCAATCTATGCAGAAATTGAGAACTGCTCGTCTCGTTTGATTGTTCCAAAAGCTGCCATTTTCCAAACACAAACTTACCTGGCCAGTGGGAAGACAAAAACTTTCCGTCAGATGGTTGCCAATGTCCGAGGAAACCACATTGCCTCTGGGAGTACAGATACCTGGAATGGGAAAACTCTGAAAATCCCACCTGTATCCCCCTCTATACTTGACTGCTGCATTATTAGAGTAGAATATTCATTAGCG GTGTATATCCATATTCCTGGTGCTAAGAAATTGATGATTGAAATGCCTCTGGTGATTGGCACTATTCCATGTATTGGATTTTCAAGCAGAAACTCCAGCATTACCAGCCAGTTCAGTATGGATatgagctggctggcattgaCCATGCCAGAACACCCTGAAG CACCACCAAATTATGCTGATGTAGTGTCTGAGGAAGAGTTCTCCAGACATGTTCCTGCTTATCCACCACCAATTGACTGTGAGGAACAATTGTGTTGTCCTGTCTTTGCTTACATACAAGAGTTCCGGTTTCAGCCTCCACCTCTTTATTCggag ATCGATCCACATCCAACTGATGTAGAAGAAATTCAGCCCGTTTCATTCATGCTCTGA